The window tggataggggccccctcctgctcgccatcagtgctcatgacagtaggtGTCGAAACTGAAAACAGCTGGGAGCCAGGTAGCTTCCTCCTGTTTTATCTGATTGCTATAAATGTTACTAAGATAATGCAAGAATATGAAGTGTTCTTAGGCAGAACAGCTTGGGAGTCCAATCCTGGCTTCAGCTCAAGGGTGCGCAACCTTGGCTTGGACTTCAAAGATGTCCGGAGGTTATCAGATCGCCATATTTAATGTGACTGAGTGGGGAAAAGGTTTGGGAATGTAATTGTGTTCGTTGCGCTTAATATCCGCCAAGTACGAATCAGATCTGTGTTTTCCCCCACTTCGTTTTGGAGCAGGGCTCCGCGTGGCCCTCAAAGGGGGGGTCCTTCGGTGTGGTGAAGTTGCAGATCTCAACTTAAAACGGTGGGAAATTTAGCGTGCTGTCTCTTGCTTCCGCTAAGGATCACGAAGAGCAAAATATGAGCTGGGGCGTGGAGACCCTGTTCAGTCCCACTCTGCTTTCACTGGGTGATTCATTAAAATTGTCCTTCCCCAACTTGGATTCTTCCAGAGGTGttgaactacaaatcccattaATCCCAGTGAGTCCAGCGGTTGCGAGAAAAGGAAACAGTGCCTTAGTTGGAATTCCAGTCCCAGTGCCAAATTTCATAGGCGTAGTGCATTGTTTCAAAGAGAAGTGGGCTTTTCAAGCATGGGTAGGATATTCTGAATGTGTGTGTTTGGAGGGGGGGGTGAATTTGGTGGGGCAATAGAGGACTGGAATCACTGGGAGAACCAGAAGGGGCTTTTGAACAAGGATCGTCCAGTGGAAATACATTTATGAGacgatagcatcatcatcatcatcattgccaAATTGTTCAGCCTTTGGAAGAAAGAATTATGGGCTTTTTAGACTGATTTCCTGGGGTTGAGGTTTCATCTCCTTCGGAACTGGCAGGAAAATTTGCAGACCGTTTTCAACAACCACATTCGAAGGAGGATGTGAACACTGAAAGGAGAACTTGCTACCTGGATCCTCAGGCTGATGCAAGGTGTGACATGGTCGGCTGTGGCTAAATATGTCCTGTGAACCAGCCAGTGGTGTTTTCTTCACCAAACCACAGCATAATGTAGAATCCCTGTCCtggtatagatcagtgtttctcaacctcggcaacttgaagatctgtggacttcaactcccagaattccacctcccaatgctggctggggaattctgggagttgaagtccacacatctgcaagccGCCGAGGTTGagagaaacactggtgtggatCATGGGAATCAATGTTCTCCGTGGAAAGTCCCCTGTTTGAATCTCAGTTCTGCTGTGGATTCACCAAGGGAATTTAGGAAGATCAGACTGTCTCTGTTCGACTTACGTGTATGAAGAATAGCATGCTTGCTCATGCATCagactaagccatggtttgtggaATAAACCAGGGTTGGCTGGGTTCTCTTTAAACGCAGCACCGAAAACAGCTTAAGGTTTATCACAGTGTGAGAGAGGGGTTAGTAATAACTGTGCCCAAACATTTGGCTGTAGAGTTAGCAGAACGAGGAATGTTTTGGTAAATTGCAGTCGGGCCCAAACGCTTGGATTTATTATTTAAGGAAAGCGactaattcccccccccccttttttttttcctgattaaccTGCAGAATTAAAATTTAAGGGAAGGCTAGGGGTGATTTTTCATGTTAAAAGACCAGGAGGCCATTTCTGTGGCCATTAGCCATTAAGGATGTGCGTTCGTCTGCTTTCCACTCGGGCCCTTCTCGCACCTGGGTGTAAATGGCAGCCTTGGAGGTTTAAGTCAAGAAGTAAAGTAGAAATCAACGCACACGCTAAAAATATATCCAGCTGCCTGAGCTACCATCCAGGAAGTGATTGGATGGTCATCTTTCCCTCCCCGCCCTCACTTAATTCTCTTTGCTTTCTCCTCCTTGCAGATTACGTCTACTTTGAGAATTCCTCTAGTAATCCCTACCTCGTCCGTCGAATTGAGGAGCTCAACAAGGTATGGGCAGGACCGGGGTGGGCTGTGCAAAGGGGCGGGTGGGAATCGCTCTTCCCCGGAGCTGCTGATCTGCCGTGTCCGGGGAAAGCCGGGGATGCGAGGGACGGGGCAGGATATGGGGAAAGCCAAGCCTCTCTCCAGGCTGGGGCGTTTGATCAAGCAGCAGCTTTTCTCCCCCCGCCACCCCAGACGGCCAACGGCAATGTGGAAGCCAAGGTGGTCTGCCTCTTTCGACGCCGGGACATCTCAAGCAGCCTCAACAGCCTGGCGGACAGCAACGCTCGTGAGTGGCAGGGGCTCCTGACATGCTGGGCCAGGCTAGCTTTCGCCCCTCCATGCTGGGAAGGGTTTGGGTCACGAGGGATGTTTTGCGACGGGGAGAGGAGCCTGGCTGGTGGGGTGGGGCTGCGCGGCCCTAGATTTGGAGACAGGGGGGCCAGGAGGCAGCTCACCCAAGAGAGGCTGCGTGAAAGGCTGCCTCACCCTCGGCTTGGCACAGCTGGGCCCTTGAATTGTGGATGTCTCAAAGGGCAGCCCGTTTTCTCATGGGTTGAAATGTGtgctgaacacacacacacacacagacagacacaaacacacacacgctcGCAGGTGGAATACTGAAGAGCAGAGATGGAGctggctttccttccttccttccttccttccttccttccttccttccttccttccttccttccttccttccttccttccttccttttttttttggcatgtacCAACTTGGCCCAAAGTTGAGTGGAGCACCTCAGGGGCCGTGGGGGTGGAGAGCACCTCGCCtcgcagcagtagcagcagtggGAGAAAGCCTTGGCCTAGAAAAACGGGTGCCGACTCTCAGGCTGCCAGTGCTGGCACAGCCCCCAGCTGCTGAAGGGTTAACAAAAGTGGGCTTGCAGCTGTgagcatgggggtggggaggaggaatgcGCGGGACTTCTCTGGGGGTTCCCAGCCTCTTTGGCAGGGGCTGTGACCTTGACTTGGTTGGGCCTGATTGGGCAAAGAGGAGGAGGGCCCTGGCTTCCTGACAGGCCTGCCAATCTGTGCCCGCCCCCTAGCCCTGCAGAGGGTTTCCTGAGCCCCAAagcaggggggtggggtgggagtggaGTGAACACCCCTCTGCTTCCTGTCTCCCCACCTCTCTGGGATACTGCCAAGCTCTAGAAgcagaaagtggggggggggttggaaggAGAACAATGCTTGGGGCTGCTGTAGAACGGcacaggagtgtgtgtgtgtgcgtgtgtctggAGAGCAAAGGGGGAAAAGGGTTTAAAATTCGCCGGAGAGCAGGAAGGACAGGAGGGCCTTCTGCTGGGACCTGCCCCGCCCTCCCCCCGTGGCGTGTTGGGCCCAAGGGCTCCTGAGCCGAGCAAACAGAAAGCGGAAGGGGAGGTGTGATGACAGCGGTGTCGAGAAGGGGTTGCGCCAAAGTGCAAAGGCATCTCGGGAGCAGCTGTAGATTTCAGGAGAGGCAAAAAGGGAGCGTCTCCTCCCCGCCCTTTACGGAACTAAACTGGGAGCGTCGTGCTCACGCTGCTCGAGTGGCCTTTGTTAAAGCGGATTAGGCAGCCCTGGTGTGGCAAGGAGAGGCTGGCGGGGGGATCTTCTCCAGCATCGCAGTGTCCAGAGCAACGTCCATCCTCGGGGGTTTATCTCTCGCAGTTGTACCACTGCCTTCCTTTGGGTTTAGAGTGATGGGTTGTGAGGCTGGCTCAGGGTCAGTCAGAATCCATCAGATCTCCCCGGGGGTCCCAAATGCTGTATAAAGTGCTAGCATCCTGGTTCTCAGATGGTCAGGAGACAAAATATGGGGCCACCCCTTCCCTCCAGCATTAGAAAAACACCAGCGCGCAGGAGGCCCAGTTTAAAGCTTGACTGTAAACACACCTTTATGTAATCTCTCATCGGAGGCTGGTCCCCAGCTGGTTAAAGGCCAGATTGTGCCCTCTCTGAAAAAGGTGGAATTCCAGGAAGTGCTtacctttttctcccttcctctccccgtCTGCGGTCTCATCTccctccccctttaaaaaaacGACCCCCAGGAGAATTTGAAGAAGAATCTAAGCAGCCTTCAGTTTCAGAGCAGCAGCGGCATCAGCTGAAACATCGTGAGCTCTTCCTGTCGCGCCAGTTTGAGTCTCTGCCCGCAACCCACATACGGTGAGAGGGTTCAGGAAAAGTCAGGGTGGCTGTGTTGTCTCTGAGGGTCcagggaaagggggagggagCGCAGGGCTGAGCAGGCCGGACTGGCGGCCCAGTTTCATTTCTTCGCTCCTCTTATGACCCTTGCGCCCAGCCCAGCTCGTACGACTCCAGGTGATTTGCAGTAGCAAGgttttttaaaactacagaagTCGGTCCTTTCAAGTCACAATTCAGACTATGTGGATAATTGTggcggtatgtgggaaagaccttggaagagacgctgccaagggaacggtcagatgaGAGAGGGCATGgcccgcagctggatagcggGCGAGGCAAcaggctcggaagggacccttcctagtttctcgggctgtagaGGAGACGgtggagatttgtactttcagacttgcaagatcgatgtgagccttcccaggtagaccagacaggaaaattgaccagatgagctaattctaatttattgtaaggctacagtaaccgaatcttgcaagtctgaaagtccaattctccTGTCTCCTCTTTCGCCcaggaaaccagggagggtcccttccgagcctctggtcccacccactatccagctgcgggccaCGCCCTCTCtcatctgaccgttcccttggcagagtcccttggccccgtctcccaaggtcttacCCACGTATCATTACATCAACACAGCAGCCCATccctaataaatcaataaaacccATACAAATCATCCAGCAAATATGGTCTTCACTGCCTTGCAGCCCACCAGCAGGGAGGGCGCGAGGCAGGTGTTATTAGTGCTATTGAGAAGGACAGCTTTTGGCCTCAGGTCTCTCTGATCTGACACAAGGGCTGGGCCCTGAGCCTTCCCTCCTAGGCCTGGGAGCAGAGCAACTGAGGATGGATTTTTCAAGAATATGACCCCCAGAGTATGACCCCCATACAACTAATATTTTGATGTGAATTAcagcagctctttttttttaatgccatactcaactttatttatttatttatttcttcattcattcattcattcattcaaattttattaccacccatctcccccaaaagaggaactctgggcggcttacgatAAAATCAAGCTGCAGCAATAAACGTTATTTATAAACTGTGGGTGAAAAGCCAAATCATCCTGCCCTTGTAACGTTGGCATCCTAAATAGCAACTAACATGGATAGCATTtttacttttctgtttttattttcaagactTTAAGCTTTCTGAATAATAGAACGTTGATCATTTTTAATCGTGTTGTTTAAACACTGCTGCAGTGAAATTGGCATTGAAATAATACAGCGTATTAAGATTTATAACCTTACGATGAAAGGGGGGGAGCAAGAATGTGACCCCTGTTCTGTTTGGTTGCAGGGGGAAATGCAGTGTCACCCTGCTCAATGAAACAGACATCCTCAGTCAGTACCTGGATAAAGAGGTGAGatggtgtaatggtctgtgggaatgacctggggagacaggagggagagctgcagatggGACAACCAGCATCTAAAACATTTCTCAGCACACCGAAGGAGAGgaggtgtgggaaatgtttcggaagggaccctccctagttttccggagaggagaggaaaggagggggaaattattttcagtcttgcaagattctgttcatggaaCCTGTAATGGTgggtgggaaaggccttgggagacggggtcaAGAGATGTTGCCAagagaacggtcagataagagagggcttagcccacagctgcgtaatgggtggagaaagaggctcggaagggaccctccctagtttttcaggctgtaaaggagacgggaaatttgtactttcagacttgcaagatgctgtcagtgcagccttacaataaggtagaattagctcgtctggtcgtgtttcctgtctggtctacctggcaaggctgacagagccttacaataaagatagagctagtactcctgggtgtgctccttgtctggactacctcacagggctaacagaCGGGGAGGGTGACAAAATTTTGAGGTTCCTCAGACAACCCTGGAGACTTGGGCTTCCCTAAGAGAGGCTCTTGACTCCGCCAGACAGAAGTTGAGGCAGCCTCTTGGGATGGACTTCCCGAAAGCGGCATCGAACCCTTCACGCTTCTCCTCCTAGGACTGTTTTTTCTACTCGCTGGTTTTTGACCCGGTTCAGAAGACTCTCTTGGCCGATCAGGGGGAGATCCGGGTAGGCTGCAAGTACCAGGCGGAGATCCCCGAGCGACTGGCGGAAGGTGAGCGAGGAGGGCTCCGGGCTTCAATGCGGGGGGGAGCAGACCCCGAGGAGGCCAGCCCCGGGCGCTGACACGCCTCCCTCGCCCCCAGGGGAATCGGACAACAGGAACCAGCAGAAGATGGAGATGAAGGTGTGGGATCCAGACAACCCGCTCTCCGACCGGCAGATCGACCAGTTCCTCGTGGTGGCTCGGTGAGGTCCAGCTGCAGGGGTCTCGGGGGTCTCTGGGCCCAGCTGAGGGCAGGGCCTGGGGTTGGCTgaccctcccttctcctcctctccggCCTCAGGGCCGTCGGCACGTTTGCACGGGCCCTCGACTGCAGCAGCTCCATCCGGCAGCCCAGCCTTCACATGAGCGCAGCGGCGGCGTCCCGAGACATCACGCTGGTGAGGCGGGGAGGACGGGCAATCGCTTGTGGGGAGGGGGATCAGGACGGGCATTGCTGCTGTTCCTCTGTGCTGGAATCCGAAAACCCTGTAGCAGAAGACTAGGAGACTAGGATCTGCGTAACTCTGGCCATTTTTGTTGGCCAGGGAGTCACACAGCCCACAAACCTGGGCTGAAAGAGGTTAATTAGCTTATTTCATTTGTTGAAGGAGACCAGCTGTAGCCTTGGCACATATGAGTGTGCGCCATTGCATTAAGCTCAAAGCTGGTTTATTTGTTCGGGTGAGATTTGGTGAAACCAGCCCCTCATGACATGGCTGATGCAAACACTGGGCTGTAAACTAAGGTTGTGAcaataaggactagaaacttgtttATCTCTAAGTCGTGCAAAAGCTTGGTGCGTGCCTCGAGCCCTACGCTGTGCGAGCCATAGTTTACAGCCCACATTAGAGTTTGCTAACTTGCAAACTATTGTTTAGAACCATGTTTTGGCTGCACTTCCAAAGGCCGAATGGTGGCAGCAACCCGGATTGGTCACTTCAGACTTGGTTGTGAGCCGGAGCTGAATTGTTTGCTAGCCAGGTCCAGATAGTAGTTTTTCAGTTTAAACATCTCATCAAACCCCGGTGAAGCTTCCTGGGCCACAGTTTGACAAGAGGCCTGAACAGAACCAGGGTGTCTCGAGATGAGGGTTCTTGCaatggaagttacttctttaaatcttccttccttccttttctttctgcacttttccttttctttctctttgatttcagtTTGTGTTATCTTTTACTAATAAACCTAAATGTTTGCCCAAAGTGACTGGGACACTGGTAAATTTCCCGGCCTTATGGCTGCAGAAGGAGaacctcccttccctccctccctccctccctccctccctcccttcctctctctctattcccccttcccttccctccccttccccttccttcattcctttctctttctgcacttttctttctcttttccttctctttgagtTTGGTTTGTGTTACCTTTTACTATTGTTAAATCTTTAATAGGAagtaattgcaaaaaaaaaaagatgggggatCCCTGTGCTGCGGACCTCGCTCTGTGCTTCCTCTGCAGACTGACAGGCAGCTCAACCGCGTCGCTCTCCTAAGGGATCCCCTCTCTTTGTTGCCAGTTTCACGCAATGGATACCTTGCAGCGTAACGGCTACGACCTGGCCAAGGCGATGTCGACTTTGGTGCCCCAGGGCGGGCCCGTGCTGTGCCGGGATGAGATGGAGGAGTGGTCGGCTTCCGAAGCCATGCTCTTCGAGGAGGCCCTGGAAAAATACGGCAAAGACTTCAACGACATTCGGCAGGACTTTGTGAGTAGGGTTGTGACTCGGTATTCCTGGTAAAAAGGgagcatttccccccaccccacccccagcttggAAACGCAGGGGTGTTCCATTGCTGGCAAGCAGACTGAGTTTGTAAGCCGTAATTTGGGGCTTTGAGCTTTCTCTGTGGGGAAAATTTCTCCATGTGTGGCGTGGACTTTATGACTGGAGCTGAGATTTAAACCTGAAAGGTGTTGAGCACGGCTGAAGCAGGGTTGGCAGGACTGAATCCCAATCCCCAGCCCCTCTTCCCTCTCTTGCAGCTGCCTTGGAAGTCCCTGGCCAGCATTGTGCAGTTCTACTACATGTGGAAAACCACAGACCGATACATCCAGCAGGTGAGCGAGGGTCTTCCTGCAGCCCTCTTGGGAAGAGGGCAATTCCTTCCTTGAGGATGACACAGTTCCTGGAGGTGCTTCTTTTGACCATCCGCAATTTCCTTTTCTGCGCAGAAAAGGTTAAAAGCGGCCGAAGCGGACAGTAAATTGAAACAGGTGTACATCCCAACCTAGTGAGTATCCCCGTGCCGGGTTTGAGGGGGTCGGATTTCTCCCCGGCAGACTGGGTTGGGGCGGAGAAACGGGCACCCGAAGACCCCGGAACTTCTGACTTGTAGAAAGTTAAGAAACCATTACAAAGAAATCGGGGTGGTAGCCTGCGTATCAAATGCAAGCTGTAGTTATTCCAGACTCGGCATTTAAATTCTTGTGccttacacacacaccccatgcaAAGACATGGAAGCAATTCTCTGTTGGGGGAGCGAGGCAGATTCCATTGgttctcccccccacttttttttttaatctgttcaatcgtgtctgattgtcaaagcctggaccagtccctgcagttttcttggcaaggtttttcagaagttatttgccattgcttccttcccagggctgagagagagggactggcccaagatcacccagctggcttcgtgcctaaggcaggacttgaacgcagagcctcccggtttctagcgcggtgccttaaccacgacaccaaactggctctctcatcgGTCCCTTGCTTTGGCAACAGCCAGATCTAGTATCAGGCCGATAGCTTTGGGCCTGTGAAATGAAGCCTGTGAGACGTTGCCCGCGTGGAACGCATCAGAGCCTTTTAATGGCGctgtcttcccttccccttccacaGTACAAAACCGAATCCAAACCAAATCATCTCTGTTGGCTCCAAGCCAGGAATGAATGGAGCTGGCTTCCAGAAAGGTCTCACCTGTGAGAGCTGCCACAGTAAGTTCCCACCAAGAAATCAGAGGTTCATCTTCCTCCAGCTTGACGCAGGGGCCAAATAGTCTCTCCTTCGCACCCTGCGCTGGGGGAGGCCTTTAGGGAGGGGTGCAGCCCCTGCAGCAGGCGGGCTGTTGacgacatccccccccccccggcttctcTCTTGCCCCATAGCCACCCAGTCAGCCCAGTGGTACGCCTGGGGCCCTCCCAACATGCAGTGCCGCCTCTGCGCCTCCTGTTGGATCTACTGGAAGAAATACGGGGGCCTGAAGACGCCAACGCAGCTGGAGGGAGCCGCCCGCAGCGTCACAGTAAGAAACCTCCCCCTCATGGCTAGCTCAGGACCCACGTTCTGCTGGACATTGGCTCTTAATCAGAAAGGCATCAGGAATTATTAGCCTGCTTATGCGATGGAATGTgggggtgaccttggaagatggggggaagagatgccatctAGGGagcgatcagataaaagaggaaggagcccgcaacagagcaacggccagaggaagaaacttaggaagggcccgccCTCATTATTCAGGCAGTAAatggggagggtgggagatttgtgcttttagacttgctagattctgtcagtgtagccttaaaataaagtagaattagctcatctggttgtgtttcctgtctggtccacctgggaaggctgacctcAGATGTAAGggtacgtgggaaagaccttgggagacggggccaagagacgctgccaagggaacggtcagataagagagggcatagcccacagctgcataaggGGCAGgccaagaggctcagaagggaccctccctagtttctcgggctgtaaaggagacagggggagaattATACTTCCAAGATTGTCAatatagctttacagtaaagtagaattagctcatctggtcatgattcctgtctggtccacctggaagggctgacagcttAATAGTGAAGAAGCGTCTGTCCAGAGGGGTTCTGCTGCCTTCGTCCACCTCAGGAACAGGCTTTCTAGCTTGGGCACCTCGTCCTAGGCTTGTGGGCTTTGACACCAACTTCTCTCCTCTTCCCCTGAGCGAGCCGCCTTCTCACCGCGACGTCCTTCCCTTGTTCGCAGGAGCCGCACTCTCGGGGCCACACGTCTCGGCCGGAAGCCCAGAGCCTCTCGCCATACACGACCAGCGCCAACCGGGCCAAGCTGCTGGCGAAAAACCGGCAGACGTTCCTGCTGCAGACCACCAAGCTGACCCGCATCGCACGCCGCATGTGCCGGGACATCTTGCAGCCGCGGCGGGCTGCCCGGCGCCCCTACGCGCCCATCAATGCCAACGCCATCAAGGCAGAGTGTACGTGGGGGGCAggaagggggggggcagggagaagctGGGGATCTCACGCGAGGCTCGGTTTCCTTCCCCTCCAGGCTCAATACGGCTCCCCAAGGCAGCTAAGACACCCCTGAAGATCCATCCTTTGGTTCGTCTTCCTCTGGCGACCATTGTCAAGGAGCTGGGTAAGGCTCTCCACACTGGCTTGTTCCCGGATTGCCCCTTTGCATGTGAATggccttctcctcttcctcactTCCTGGTCATGTATCGGGGACATAAGAGAttcccttcacacacacacacacccttgggaggcaggagaccatggaaaggggaaggaaggggggcCAGGTAGAATATGAAGGAAGGAAAGGTCTGGATGGAAAGAGGAAAGAACAAagggagacaggaaggaaggaaggaaggaactggatggaaagaaggaagggggagacagaggaaggaagggggagggagggaaggaaggaaggaaggatctggaTGGAAAGAtgaagggagagaaggagaattggaggggaaggaaggaaggatctggaTGGGTGAAGGGagacagggaagggaaggaaggaaggaaggaaatttctcCTTTTTCAACCATAAGGCCTGGAAATTTACTGGTCTTCCAGTCACTTTGGGCAAAAGTTTAGGTTTATTTGGCTTATTGCTGAACCCGTTTTGCAGTTAGCCCCGGCTTGCCATGAAACTGGTAATTGCAGATCACGGGGGGAGGAACGAACTGTAGAATTCCCACCCTGCGTTTCATGGCTGGACTTAGTCTGTTGCCTTGgctggggagaaagaaaagattgaTTCAAGAAGCCACTGATAGGTTGTTGTGGTGGACTGACCTAAGATTTTCCCAACGGATGGTAGGGGGAAAAGAAAATCACAGGTGGCTGGTCTGCCCAACA of the Candoia aspera isolate rCanAsp1 chromosome 17, rCanAsp1.hap2, whole genome shotgun sequence genome contains:
- the MTA2 gene encoding metastasis-associated protein MTA2 isoform X3; its protein translation is MAANMYRVGDYVYFENSSSNPYLVRRIEELNKTANGNVEAKVVCLFRRRDISSSLNSLADSNAREFEEESKQPSVSEQQRHQLKHRELFLSRQFESLPATHIRGKCSVTLLNETDILSQYLDKEDCFFYSLVFDPVQKTLLADQGEIRVGCKYQAEIPERLAEGESDNRNQQKMEMKVWDPDNPLSDRQIDQFLVVARAVGTFARALDCSSSIRQPSLHMSAAAASRDITLFHAMDTLQRNGYDLAKAMSTLVPQGGPVLCRDEMEEWSASEAMLFEEALEKYGKDFNDIRQDFLPWKSLASIVQFYYMWKTTDRYIQQKRLKAAEADSKLKQVYIPTYTKPNPNQIISVGSKPGMNGAGFQKGLTCESCHTTQSAQWYAWGPPNMQCRLCASCWIYWKKYGGLKTPTQLEGAARSVTEPHSRGHTSRPEAQSLSPYTTSANRAKLLAKNRQTFLLQTTKLTRIARRMCRDILQPRRAARRPYAPINANAIKAECSIRLPKAAKTPLKIHPLVRLPLATIVKELAAQAPLKPRTPRGTKTPINRNQLTQNRGLAGIVGKRTFENGPAQGAEPPGDAARCPSAQPAGQGEVGAAAQAPGGSPGARSPSPPCQHQRTHHPGRLSSGLLAQPL
- the MTA2 gene encoding metastasis-associated protein MTA2 isoform X2 — translated: MAANMYRVGDYVYFENSSSNPYLVRRIEELNKTANGNVEAKVVCLFRRRDISSSLNSLADSNAREFEEESKQPSVSEQQRHQLKHRELFLSRQFESLPATHIRGKCSVTLLNETDILSQYLDKEDCFFYSLVFDPVQKTLLADQGEIRVGCKYQAEIPERLAEGESDNRNQQKMEMKVWDPDNPLSDRQIDQFLVVARAVGTFARALDCSSSIRQPSLHMSAAAASRDITLFHAMDTLQRNGYDLAKAMSTLVPQGGPVLCRDEMEEWSASEAMLFEEALEKYGKDFNDIRQDFLPWKSLASIVQFYYMWKTTDRYIQQKRLKAAEADSKLKQVYIPTYTKPNPNQIISVGSKPGMNGAGFQKGLTCESCHTTQSAQWYAWGPPNMQCRLCASCWIYWKKYGGLKTPTQLEGAARSVTEPHSRGHTSRPEAQSLSPYTTSANRAKLLAKNRQTFLLQTTKLTRIARRMCRDILQPRRAARRPYAPINANAIKAECSIRLPKAAKTPLKIHPLVRLPLATIVKELAAQAPLKPRTPRGTKTPINRNQLTQNRGLAGIVGKRTFENVAGGGLPFSANGRPLTSGMRSSTQPAMKRQKLNPADTPNPVVFVATKDTRALRKALSHLEMRRAARRPNLPVKVKSVLPLRPLGAPLVPVPPVHPASTSEPIILED
- the MTA2 gene encoding metastasis-associated protein MTA2 isoform X1, encoding MAANMYRVGDYVYFENSSSNPYLVRRIEELNKTANGNVEAKVVCLFRRRDISSSLNSLADSNAREFEEESKQPSVSEQQRHQLKHRELFLSRQFESLPATHIRGKCSVTLLNETDILSQYLDKEDCFFYSLVFDPVQKTLLADQGEIRVGCKYQAEIPERLAEGESDNRNQQKMEMKVWDPDNPLSDRQIDQFLVVARAVGTFARALDCSSSIRQPSLHMSAAAASRDITLFHAMDTLQRNGYDLAKAMSTLVPQGGPVLCRDEMEEWSASEAMLFEEALEKYGKDFNDIRQDFLPWKSLASIVQFYYMWKTTDRYIQQKRLKAAEADSKLKQVYIPTYTKPNPNQIISVGSKPGMNGAGFQKGLTCESCHTTQSAQWYAWGPPNMQCRLCASCWIYWKKYGGLKTPTQLEGAARSVTEPHSRGHTSRPEAQSLSPYTTSANRAKLLAKNRQTFLLQTTKLTRIARRMCRDILQPRRAARRPYAPINANAIKAECSIRLPKAAKTPLKIHPLVRLPLATIVKELAAQAPLKPRTPRGTKTPINRNQLTQNRGLAGIVGKRTFENLCVRPGAGGRGRAPLLGQRAAPDFRNEVKHSACHETSEAEPGRHPQSCCFCGDQGHQGPAQGAEPPGDAARCPSAQPAGQGEVGAAAQAPGGSPGARSPSPPCQHQRTHHPGRLSSGLLAQPL